One Gloeothece verrucosa PCC 7822 DNA window includes the following coding sequences:
- a CDS encoding DUF2301 domain-containing membrane protein: protein MTTTSEVYQGQFGEFTITDSDRTGVIIYRLGLTLAALSFTLGSGLILSRGEQAWVLSLLTPLFALFSLGLAISLVTIHIYLAPLHRLLQLFWAVGTLSAIILAFKSQQPLALYVYEHPLTLLGIGFSFAALTGIYFKEAFCFNRLETKFLTPLVPLLLLGHILGILPPVIEQMLLTIWCFLFIIFIMRKAIQPIPPDIGDKSVFTYLKQQRLAKTAKS from the coding sequence ATGACAACTACATCAGAAGTTTACCAAGGACAATTTGGCGAATTTACCATTACCGATAGTGATCGCACAGGAGTCATTATCTATCGACTCGGTTTAACCTTAGCCGCCTTAAGCTTTACTCTAGGAAGTGGGTTAATCCTTTCCCGAGGAGAACAAGCTTGGGTATTGTCATTACTGACTCCCTTATTTGCCCTTTTTTCTTTGGGACTAGCCATTAGTTTAGTGACCATTCATATTTATTTAGCTCCCCTTCATCGACTACTACAACTATTTTGGGCTGTGGGAACCCTGTCAGCTATCATATTAGCTTTTAAAAGTCAACAACCCTTAGCCTTATATGTCTATGAACATCCCTTAACTCTGTTAGGAATAGGTTTTAGTTTTGCGGCTTTAACGGGAATTTATTTTAAAGAAGCTTTTTGTTTTAATCGTTTAGAAACAAAATTTTTAACTCCCTTAGTTCCCTTATTATTGTTAGGACATATCCTAGGCATTTTACCGCCAGTGATTGAACAAATGTTACTAACGATTTGGTGTTTTTTATTTATTATTTTTATTATGCGAAAAGCGATTCAACCCATCCCGCCAGATATTGGCGATAAATCGGTATTTACTTATTTAAAACAACAACGATTAGCCAAAACAGCCAAATCTTAA
- a CDS encoding anti-sigma factor family protein, with protein sequence MRSNFDELNPQRHLVVEDTNVNNPEYVNDTPPLVEDSEQEEKCFELLSAYIDGEVTPCERRQVQEWLDNDPKIHQLYIKLSRIHQAIEQIPIPASASVPSSQLTEQVFQRLDGRRKSGFVSLGVAIIGAIVLGILTGLVVKNNSELPKLAKQTLTNASDNSEGLMIALNQPVMDIPTIGILPPKNSSSDQ encoded by the coding sequence ATGAGGTCAAACTTTGATGAGCTTAATCCCCAACGGCATCTAGTCGTTGAAGATACCAATGTAAATAATCCTGAATATGTTAATGATACTCCTCCGTTAGTGGAAGACTCTGAACAAGAGGAAAAATGTTTTGAATTATTGAGTGCCTATATAGATGGCGAAGTAACCCCTTGTGAACGTCGGCAAGTTCAAGAATGGCTCGATAACGACCCGAAAATTCATCAGTTATATATTAAGTTGTCGAGGATACATCAAGCCATTGAGCAGATTCCTATTCCCGCTTCGGCCTCTGTACCTTCCTCTCAACTCACTGAACAGGTTTTTCAACGTCTTGACGGGCGACGCAAAAGCGGCTTTGTCTCCTTGGGAGTTGCCATCATTGGAGCAATAGTATTAGGAATATTAACCGGTTTAGTGGTTAAAAATAATTCTGAGCTACCCAAACTCGCTAAACAAACCTTAACCAATGCCTCTGACAATTCAGAAGGATTAATGATTGCTCTCAATCAGCCAGTGATGGATATTCCCACTATTGGTATATTACCGCCCAAAAATTCGTCTTCTGATCAATAA
- a CDS encoding sigma-70 family RNA polymerase sigma factor translates to MSQSISASWSTVEGKKTSNLVSPDKLSNFDLILRCQEGFQPDRVAFAELLRRYQTHVDKLLYHLAPDWQDRADLAQEVWIRVYRNIKRLNEPLKFRGWLSRIATNLFYDELRKRKRVSNPVSLDAPRRVDDGEIDWDIVSDYPSPDDHLATREFYEQLRLAIANLPEAFRTTIVLREIEGMAYEEIAEITGVSLGTVKSRIARARAKLQSVLQPYLGDS, encoded by the coding sequence ATGAGTCAATCAATTTCAGCATCCTGGTCCACAGTTGAAGGTAAAAAAACCAGCAACTTAGTATCTCCTGACAAACTTTCAAATTTTGATTTAATTTTACGTTGTCAGGAAGGATTCCAGCCTGATCGTGTAGCCTTTGCTGAACTTTTGCGCCGTTATCAAACTCATGTAGACAAGTTACTATACCACTTAGCACCTGATTGGCAAGACCGAGCCGATCTTGCTCAAGAAGTTTGGATTCGGGTGTATCGTAATATCAAACGTCTAAATGAGCCACTAAAATTTCGTGGCTGGCTGAGTCGGATTGCTACCAACTTATTTTATGATGAGTTACGCAAACGCAAACGAGTCAGTAATCCAGTATCGTTAGACGCGCCGCGAAGAGTAGATGATGGAGAAATTGACTGGGATATCGTTTCTGATTATCCTTCTCCTGATGATCATCTCGCTACCCGAGAATTTTACGAACAACTCCGACTAGCGATCGCTAATTTACCAGAAGCCTTCCGTACCACTATCGTTCTTCGAGAAATAGAAGGAATGGCTTATGAAGAAATTGCCGAAATCACCGGCGTTTCTTTAGGAACTGTTAAGTCTAGAATCGCCCGAGCTAGAGCTAAGTTACAATCGGTTTTACAACCCTATCTAGGAGACAGCTAA
- the dapF gene encoding diaminopimelate epimerase has protein sequence MGIEFTKYHGLGNDFILIDNRHSKDPLVSPEMAVQMCDRHFGIGADGVIFVLPGTPQTDYQMRIFNSDGSEPEMCGNGIRCLAQFIAQLEGTSESGKAYRIDTLAGVITPRLEEEEQVTVDMGPPQLQAAQIPTTLVTATEKVINQPLSVGGKSWLVTCVSMGNPHCITFVENVDEIPLEVIGPEFEHHAAFPQRTNTEFIEVVRPDYLKMRVWERGAGITLACGTGACATVVAGLLTHRSDRRCTVELPGGCLRIYWSETDGHVYMTGPAKRVFSGIYLP, from the coding sequence ATGGGCATCGAATTTACAAAATATCACGGATTAGGCAACGATTTTATCTTGATTGATAATCGTCATTCCAAAGACCCTCTGGTGTCTCCTGAAATGGCGGTTCAGATGTGCGATCGCCATTTTGGCATTGGTGCAGATGGGGTGATTTTTGTCTTGCCGGGAACACCTCAGACGGATTATCAGATGCGGATTTTTAATTCTGATGGTTCAGAACCGGAAATGTGTGGTAATGGAATTCGTTGTTTAGCTCAATTTATTGCTCAGTTGGAAGGCACTTCTGAGTCTGGTAAAGCTTACCGAATTGATACGTTAGCGGGAGTGATCACGCCTCGTTTAGAAGAGGAAGAACAAGTCACGGTGGATATGGGACCTCCTCAACTGCAAGCGGCACAAATTCCTACGACTCTGGTAACCGCCACCGAAAAAGTGATTAATCAGCCGCTATCAGTGGGGGGTAAGTCTTGGTTGGTGACTTGTGTGAGTATGGGGAACCCTCATTGTATTACCTTTGTGGAGAATGTGGATGAGATTCCCCTAGAAGTCATTGGCCCGGAGTTTGAACATCATGCCGCCTTTCCTCAAAGAACCAATACTGAGTTTATAGAGGTGGTACGCCCTGATTATTTAAAGATGCGCGTTTGGGAAAGGGGAGCAGGTATTACTTTGGCCTGCGGAACGGGGGCTTGTGCTACGGTGGTAGCTGGCCTGTTAACTCATCGGAGTGATCGCCGATGTACGGTGGAATTACCCGGGGGGTGTTTACGGATTTATTGGTCTGAAACCGATGGTCATGTCTATATGACGGGACCGGCTAAACGAGTATTTTCTGGGATTTATCTGCCTTAA
- a CDS encoding Hfq-related RNA-binding protein: MAEFNTDLPSVRAIQQFLKDKQEVELKLVTDDLLVGRIFWQDNDCLCLVDQYDQKTLVWRQALVYLKPKA; this comes from the coding sequence ATGGCTGAATTTAACACCGATTTGCCTAGTGTACGTGCAATTCAACAATTCCTCAAAGATAAACAAGAGGTAGAATTGAAGTTAGTTACCGATGACCTTCTCGTAGGGCGAATATTCTGGCAAGATAACGACTGTCTGTGTCTGGTGGATCAATATGACCAAAAGACCCTAGTGTGGCGGCAAGCATTAGTTTATCTTAAACCCAAAGCCTAA
- a CDS encoding gamma-glutamylcyclotransferase family protein has translation MKVFVYGTLKPGEVNYPYYCADYVSEALEAYTYGKLFHLRYCGYPAMTVGGEQVKGVLLTFNDDSVLIKLDELEGYNPGGLGADNEYYRQKIAVYAFSGEFLANAWGYLMMPEKVKQLGGVVIASGWWTQQHP, from the coding sequence TTGAAAGTTTTTGTTTATGGAACTCTCAAACCTGGAGAGGTTAATTACCCCTATTATTGTGCTGATTACGTGAGCGAGGCCCTTGAGGCTTATACTTATGGCAAACTGTTTCACTTGCGCTACTGTGGATATCCAGCGATGACTGTAGGGGGTGAGCAAGTTAAAGGGGTATTATTAACTTTTAATGATGATTCTGTTTTAATCAAACTCGATGAGTTAGAAGGTTATAATCCTGGGGGACTAGGAGCAGACAATGAGTATTACCGGCAAAAAATCGCTGTTTATGCTTTTTCTGGCGAATTTTTAGCCAATGCTTGGGGTTATTTGATGATGCCTGAGAAGGTCAAACAGTTGGGAGGTGTTGTTATTGCGTCGGGATGGTGGACTCAACAACACCCATAA
- a CDS encoding late competence development ComFB family protein, which produces MTIQEIVEQALKDGFLTPNREAEVGRICDSASELSIEEYMALDRLMEALLTGEVVAMPRKQFINVMEELVISQAINRVAELKSSNDSLDVGDIAAYALNRLPPLYATTEEGANYQRQRAKEELQELIKQQVEEAIYRYLARPDIPGQPLKGQKTQDNILEQMNSLLKSYAPDYEQTNNKS; this is translated from the coding sequence ATGACTATTCAAGAAATTGTTGAACAAGCACTAAAAGACGGCTTTCTCACCCCCAATCGAGAAGCCGAAGTCGGACGAATCTGTGATAGTGCATCAGAACTATCAATTGAAGAATATATGGCTTTAGATCGGCTAATGGAAGCTTTGCTCACCGGTGAAGTGGTGGCCATGCCTCGCAAACAGTTTATTAACGTGATGGAAGAACTCGTCATTAGCCAAGCCATTAATCGAGTAGCAGAACTCAAAAGCAGCAACGATAGTTTAGATGTAGGGGATATAGCCGCTTATGCTCTTAACCGTTTACCCCCCCTATATGCCACCACCGAAGAAGGAGCTAACTACCAACGTCAACGAGCCAAAGAAGAACTTCAAGAGCTAATTAAACAACAAGTAGAAGAAGCTATCTATCGCTATTTGGCTCGTCCAGACATTCCCGGACAACCCTTAAAAGGACAAAAAACCCAAGACAACATTCTTGAGCAGATGAATAGTTTGTTAAAATCCTACGCCCCTGATTATGAACAAACCAATAATAAATCCTGA